From Corynebacterium frankenforstense DSM 45800, the proteins below share one genomic window:
- a CDS encoding GTP pyrophosphokinase, which translates to MAELGNRYHEFRRRHPDAEVEFADAIEELLTDAGVTFDRVVARVKTWRSLKDKARRTREDGTPSYPEPWTDIHDVVGVRVTVFHSTEIPRAVDTLTESFTVRRSVDKTAETRIAGSFGYGSHHLVLAVDETAHEAVELDAYTGMTFEVQIRTVLQHAWAEFEHDIRYKSGVDGIDPRVDRAFTLAAGLIELADQQFDQIAAIQGAEVDAADDVELTPETLPGVLAVVGGTRYPRPRSDDYPWLNQLLAANGITTVGQLRRLLTAADVDAVRHAMAYRYRPGQVRLIDDLLLARFGEKHIERTGETGRRPGQRPGRLRRRLKALRANMP; encoded by the coding sequence ATCGCCGAGCTGGGCAACCGCTACCACGAGTTCCGGCGGCGCCACCCCGACGCCGAGGTCGAGTTCGCCGACGCCATCGAGGAGCTGCTCACCGACGCCGGCGTCACCTTCGACCGCGTCGTCGCGCGTGTGAAGACGTGGCGCTCGCTCAAGGACAAGGCCCGGCGCACCCGTGAGGACGGCACGCCGTCCTACCCGGAGCCGTGGACGGACATCCACGACGTCGTCGGCGTGCGCGTGACGGTCTTCCACTCCACGGAGATCCCGCGCGCCGTCGACACGCTCACCGAGTCGTTCACCGTGCGCCGCAGCGTCGACAAGACCGCCGAGACCCGCATCGCCGGCTCCTTCGGCTACGGCTCGCACCACCTGGTGCTCGCCGTCGACGAGACCGCGCACGAGGCCGTCGAGCTCGACGCGTACACCGGGATGACCTTCGAGGTGCAGATCCGCACCGTGCTGCAGCACGCCTGGGCCGAGTTCGAGCACGACATCCGCTACAAGTCCGGCGTCGACGGCATCGACCCGCGCGTCGACCGGGCCTTCACCCTGGCCGCGGGCCTGATCGAGCTGGCGGACCAGCAGTTCGACCAGATCGCCGCGATCCAGGGCGCCGAGGTCGACGCCGCCGACGACGTCGAGCTGACCCCGGAGACGCTGCCCGGGGTGCTCGCCGTGGTCGGCGGCACGCGCTACCCGCGGCCGCGGTCCGACGACTACCCGTGGCTCAACCAGCTGCTGGCCGCCAACGGGATCACCACCGTCGGCCAGCTGCGCCGGCTGCTCACCGCCGCCGACGTCGACGCGGTGCGCCATGCGATGGCCTACCGTTACCGGCCCGGCCAGGTGCGCCTGATCGACGACCTGCTGCTGGCGCGCTTCGGCGAGAAGCACATCGAGCGCACCGGGGAGACCGGCCGGCGTCCCGGGCAGCGGCCCGGCCGGCTGCGGCGTCGACTCAAGGCGCTGCGGGCGAACATGCCCTAG
- a CDS encoding TIGR00730 family Rossman fold protein, whose translation MTNPAAATDTSDERVIRVCGLIARRDDGAVLQVRKRGSGKFQFPGGKPEAGESEAETILRECAEEIGCTPDRERMVRLGSLSAPAANEPGFTVRGELWLTDEVLDARPDSEIAEARWLTPAEREGLELAQLSRTALAGLDRLRACGTATVYAGSAEGVDPRGRTLAAGLGAGLARAGVEVAYGGGAVGLMGVLGDAVVDHGGRLRGIMPDSMIDAEIAHPRLSELTRTPDMAARKAALREAAGVVFVLPGGSGTLDEFFETWTLQQLGSFPHPIVLLGTAYWTPLVDYLRTVVGAGFLSGRYLDRLIVADDLASAGAALTQWQTPAPKYPR comes from the coding sequence ATGACCAATCCCGCTGCGGCTACCGACACCTCCGACGAACGCGTCATCCGCGTCTGCGGCCTGATCGCCCGTCGCGACGACGGCGCGGTGCTGCAGGTGCGCAAGCGCGGCAGCGGGAAGTTCCAGTTCCCCGGCGGCAAGCCCGAGGCCGGCGAGAGCGAGGCCGAGACCATCCTGCGCGAGTGCGCCGAGGAGATCGGCTGCACCCCGGACCGGGAACGCATGGTGCGCCTGGGCAGCCTCTCGGCCCCGGCGGCCAACGAACCCGGCTTCACGGTGCGCGGCGAGCTGTGGCTGACCGACGAGGTCCTCGACGCCCGCCCGGACTCCGAGATCGCCGAGGCCCGCTGGCTCACCCCCGCCGAGCGCGAGGGACTCGAGCTCGCCCAGCTCTCGCGCACCGCGCTGGCGGGCCTGGATCGGCTGCGCGCCTGTGGCACGGCGACCGTCTACGCCGGCTCCGCCGAGGGCGTCGACCCGCGCGGCCGCACTCTGGCCGCGGGCCTGGGCGCAGGCCTCGCACGCGCCGGGGTGGAGGTCGCCTACGGCGGCGGTGCCGTCGGCCTGATGGGAGTGCTCGGTGACGCGGTGGTCGACCACGGCGGCCGCCTGCGCGGGATCATGCCGGACAGCATGATCGACGCCGAGATCGCGCACCCGCGCCTGAGCGAGCTGACGCGCACCCCCGACATGGCCGCCCGCAAGGCCGCGCTGCGCGAGGCCGCCGGGGTCGTCTTCGTGCTGCCGGGCGGCTCGGGCACCCTCGACGAGTTCTTCGAGACCTGGACCCTGCAGCAGCTCGGCAGCTTCCCGCACCCGATCGTGCTGCTGGGCACGGCCTACTGGACCCCGCTGGTCGACTACCTGCGCACCGTCGTCGGCGCCGGGTTCCTCTCGGGGAGGTACCTCGACCGCCTCATCGTCGCCGACGACCTCGCCTCCGCGGGCGCCGCGCTCACACAGTGGCAGACACCGGCGCCGAAGTACCCGCGCTAG
- a CDS encoding RNA-binding S4 domain-containing protein, translating to MAKNGGGPGRGEPSGLPVRIDVWVWAVRLIKTRSAAGQACRAGHVKLNGASVKPAQQVVPGDRVRVWANHHEVDVEVTATVRTRVSAPVARSCYIDHTPPPPPKEILASMPVRDRGAGRPTKKERRELDRLRGHSSRDRRR from the coding sequence ATGGCGAAGAACGGCGGGGGACCCGGACGCGGGGAGCCCTCGGGGCTGCCGGTGCGCATCGACGTGTGGGTGTGGGCCGTGCGGCTGATCAAGACCAGGTCGGCGGCCGGCCAGGCCTGCCGGGCCGGGCACGTCAAGCTCAACGGGGCCTCGGTCAAGCCCGCCCAGCAGGTGGTGCCGGGCGACCGGGTGCGCGTGTGGGCCAACCACCACGAGGTCGACGTCGAGGTCACCGCGACCGTGCGCACGCGGGTCTCCGCACCCGTGGCGCGCAGCTGCTACATCGACCACACCCCGCCGCCCCCGCCGAAGGAGATCCTGGCGAGCATGCCGGTGCGCGACCGGGGCGCCGGGCGCCCGACGAAGAAGGAGCGCCGCGAGCTGGACCGGCTGCGCGGGCACTCCAGCCGCGACCGGCGGCGCTGA
- a CDS encoding IMPACT family protein, with product MSSYLLPVAGETFRGEDEIKRSRFICLIRRVRNEDEARAFIDATRAEFPDARHHCSAFIHHVDDANPVERSSDDGEPSGTAGRPMLEQLKGSGMLDVAAVVVRYFGGVKLGAGGLVHAYSNAVGDLLPKVPRVRRVRRRLFTVELPHAEAGRVEADLRARGVTVTDVAYGAAVTLTLACDLDGVEALFATLAAVTAGGAEPAEAGTAWIEVPV from the coding sequence ATGAGCTCCTACCTGCTGCCCGTCGCGGGCGAGACGTTCCGCGGCGAAGACGAGATCAAGCGCTCCCGGTTCATCTGCCTGATCCGCCGGGTGCGAAACGAGGATGAGGCCCGAGCCTTCATCGACGCCACGCGCGCCGAGTTCCCGGACGCGCGCCACCACTGCTCGGCGTTCATCCACCACGTCGACGACGCCAACCCGGTCGAGCGCTCCTCCGACGACGGCGAGCCCTCCGGCACCGCCGGGCGCCCCATGCTCGAGCAGCTCAAAGGCTCCGGGATGCTGGATGTGGCCGCGGTGGTCGTGCGCTACTTCGGCGGGGTCAAGCTCGGCGCCGGCGGGCTGGTGCACGCCTACTCCAACGCCGTGGGCGACCTGCTGCCGAAGGTGCCGCGGGTCAGGCGGGTGCGCCGGCGTCTGTTCACCGTCGAGCTGCCGCATGCCGAGGCCGGCCGCGTCGAGGCCGACCTGCGCGCCCGCGGGGTCACCGTCACCGACGTCGCCTACGGAGCGGCGGTCACCCTGACCCTGGCCTGCGACCTCGACGGGGTCGAGGCGCTCTTCGCCACCCTCGCCGCGGTCACCGCCGGCGGGGCCGAGCCCGCCGAGGCCGGCACCGCCTGGATCGAGGTGCCGGTTTAA
- a CDS encoding HypC/HybG/HupF family hydrogenase formation chaperone: MCLGIPGKVIKTGEGLMPMGLIDVVGDERPCCFAYTPEVEVGDFVMFQHGFAVDTVEKAEAEETLRTIHEFDMLGG, from the coding sequence ATGTGCCTGGGAATCCCCGGAAAGGTGATCAAGACCGGTGAGGGCCTGATGCCGATGGGCCTCATCGACGTCGTCGGCGACGAGCGGCCCTGCTGCTTCGCCTACACCCCCGAGGTCGAGGTCGGCGACTTCGTGATGTTCCAGCACGGCTTCGCCGTCGACACCGTCGAGAAGGCCGAGGCCGAGGAGACGCTGCGCACCATACACGAGTTCGACATGCTCGGCGGATGA
- a CDS encoding nickel-dependent hydrogenase large subunit — protein sequence MTKKLRVDQLVDPAGAVVHVRHEAAGQIDEAAFDLSGFPRVDPMLVGRTTAEVPQLVTRLCGLCPVTHHLAAMRALDDLAGIAVPPRAQAVRSLLHHGSVLDTLAPKLLFTHRELAVELKRFGKQVLKAAGCPGHFPDVAVPGGVNNDADTSLVDVAVLADLRERAADLPGLAAPAFDGAADVYLCDENGAWDPLGAFFVVVAGETREIRPVVEFPERVRESRPGATSPRPEVLLGEDWLPYRVGPAARVTSGDRFGVADSLDGVAAALEKLGGPADAPGTESHARDADSHARDARASESTPGDADAALRAGGDHDDVVKRAGRGVGLVDGPRGLLAHVFDVDAEGRLTGCWILTPTAQNEPWLAAMLTDAARSGAGEEGMEQAIRTADPCLPCSSAPPGAMHVEVATMEPGEKE from the coding sequence ATGACAAAGAAACTCCGCGTCGACCAGCTCGTCGACCCGGCCGGTGCGGTGGTGCACGTGCGCCACGAAGCCGCCGGTCAGATCGACGAGGCGGCCTTTGACCTGAGCGGCTTCCCGCGGGTGGACCCGATGCTCGTCGGGCGCACGACCGCGGAGGTTCCGCAGCTGGTCACCCGCCTGTGCGGCCTGTGCCCGGTCACCCACCACCTCGCCGCGATGCGCGCCCTCGACGACCTCGCGGGGATCGCGGTCCCGCCGCGCGCGCAGGCGGTGCGCTCGCTGCTGCACCACGGCTCGGTGCTCGACACGCTCGCCCCGAAGCTGCTGTTCACCCACCGTGAGCTGGCGGTGGAGCTCAAGCGCTTCGGCAAGCAGGTGCTCAAGGCCGCCGGCTGCCCCGGTCACTTCCCGGACGTCGCCGTGCCGGGCGGGGTGAACAACGACGCCGACACCTCGCTTGTCGACGTCGCGGTGCTCGCCGACCTGCGCGAACGTGCCGCCGACCTGCCGGGGCTCGCCGCCCCGGCCTTCGACGGCGCCGCCGACGTCTACCTCTGCGACGAAAACGGCGCCTGGGACCCGCTCGGTGCGTTCTTCGTCGTGGTCGCCGGCGAGACCCGCGAGATCCGCCCGGTCGTCGAGTTCCCCGAGCGGGTGCGCGAGTCGCGCCCGGGGGCGACCTCGCCGCGCCCGGAGGTGCTCCTCGGCGAAGACTGGCTGCCCTACCGCGTGGGGCCCGCCGCCCGGGTAACCAGCGGCGACCGCTTCGGCGTGGCCGACAGCCTCGACGGCGTGGCCGCCGCGCTCGAGAAGCTCGGCGGCCCCGCGGACGCGCCGGGTACGGAGTCGCACGCGCGGGACGCGGACTCGCACGCGCGGGACGCGCGGGCGTCGGAAAGCACGCCGGGCGACGCCGACGCGGCGCTGCGCGCCGGCGGCGACCACGACGACGTCGTCAAGCGTGCCGGGCGCGGCGTGGGCCTGGTCGACGGGCCGCGCGGGCTGCTCGCGCACGTCTTCGACGTCGACGCCGAGGGAAGGCTCACCGGCTGCTGGATCCTCACGCCCACCGCGCAGAACGAGCCGTGGCTGGCGGCGATGCTCACCGACGCGGCGCGCTCCGGCGCCGGGGAGGAGGGCATGGAACAGGCGATCCGCACGGCCGACCCGTGCCTGCCGTGCTCCTCGGCGCCGCCCGGGGCGATGCACGTGGAGGTCGCTACGATGGAACCCGGAGAAAAGGAGTAA
- a CDS encoding hydrogenase maturation nickel metallochaperone HypA, translating into MHELSLLTGVVSAVESSAGGRAVEAVGLTVGRRSGVVLEALHGAWPVARAGTVCEGARLEVTDVPATVYCPQCATEREIDEFFDLTCPVCHTPTADLRHGREFTLDWVDVADGDGGSGAAGPED; encoded by the coding sequence ATGCATGAGCTGAGTCTTCTGACCGGGGTGGTCTCCGCCGTCGAGTCGAGCGCCGGCGGGCGCGCCGTCGAGGCCGTCGGCCTGACCGTGGGACGCCGCTCCGGGGTGGTGCTCGAGGCGCTGCACGGGGCGTGGCCGGTGGCGCGGGCGGGCACCGTGTGCGAGGGCGCGCGCCTCGAGGTCACGGACGTGCCGGCGACGGTGTACTGCCCTCAGTGCGCCACCGAGCGGGAGATCGACGAGTTCTTCGACCTGACCTGCCCGGTCTGCCACACCCCGACCGCCGACCTGCGTCACGGACGCGAGTTCACGCTCGACTGGGTCGACGTCGCCGACGGGGACGGCGGTTCCGGCGCGGCAGGCCCGGAGGACTGA
- a CDS encoding hydrogenase maturation protease, translating into MTVPGKITCLAVGNTIMGDDGIGQALLELVQDRGPAGVDYVDGAIAGLELLGEFQDAERLLVLDAVAGPGVPGEAVRLEGADIRRFIPQNVSPHQVGLMDLFGAARLLNDEPDELVVVGVVAEKIELEVGLTETARSGLEAAAQLALDQLAAWTSGPAGADVEAADADCTARGDGTAGADGAAGADVPAQSSGPAAPEPPSPSATSTQSSVNSRP; encoded by the coding sequence GTGACCGTCCCCGGCAAGATCACCTGCCTGGCGGTGGGCAACACCATCATGGGCGACGACGGCATCGGCCAGGCGCTCCTCGAGCTCGTCCAGGACCGCGGCCCGGCCGGCGTGGACTACGTCGACGGGGCGATCGCGGGCCTGGAGCTGCTCGGCGAGTTCCAGGACGCCGAGCGCCTGCTGGTGCTCGACGCCGTGGCCGGCCCCGGCGTACCCGGCGAGGCCGTGCGGCTCGAGGGGGCGGACATCCGCCGCTTCATCCCGCAGAACGTCTCGCCGCACCAGGTGGGGCTGATGGACCTCTTCGGCGCGGCGCGCCTGCTCAACGACGAGCCGGACGAGCTGGTCGTCGTCGGGGTGGTCGCCGAGAAGATCGAGCTGGAGGTCGGCCTCACCGAGACCGCCCGCAGCGGTCTCGAGGCCGCTGCACAGCTCGCCCTCGACCAGCTCGCCGCCTGGACCTCGGGGCCCGCCGGCGCGGACGTCGAAGCCGCTGACGCTGACTGCACGGCCCGCGGTGACGGCACGGCCGGCGCTGACGGCGCGGCCGGCGCAGACGTCCCCGCTCAGTCCTCCGGGCCTGCCGCGCCGGAACCGCCGTCCCCGTCGGCGACGTCGACCCAGTCGAGCGTGAACTCGCGTCCGTGA